Sequence from the [Clostridium] scindens genome:
TCTCTTCCTGCGTGTACTGACTTTTAAGGCAGGCAAATATCTGCTCCACCGTACTGCTTAAATCCTGCTTATACATCAGCAAGTCTCTGCCGATATTTCCTGCAATCTCATCCACCGTCGCGATCATGATATCCGCATCCATGTTCTCTGCCGCCTTGCAGGCAATCTCGCCGCAGTCCCTGTCGCTGCAGATCACGGCTGCGTTCTTATTCTGTCCATGACGCTTCAGTAGTTCTTCTACCATCTTTCTACCCTTCTGGGTGTCCTTCCAGGGAATCTTAAGAAACAGTTCCCCATCTCCCCCATTCTCAAGATAGGTTTCTTCACGGGCATTGATACTGTAGGCATTCTCAAGATCCCATCCTATATATCCGATCCGTTCATATCCTCGTTTCTTCAGTTCCCCATATAAGGTCCGGATTGCCAGGGCATTGTCAAGTGCCACGCAGTCCGCATAAGGAAGCGCCTTATCCGAGTCAAAGAATACCATATTCATGCCAAGGGCCCGAAGCCGCCTTAACTTCTCCACATCCACCGGAAGGTCCTCCAGCCAGACGACAGCGTTGCGAAGCCCCCGTTTGTACAGGCGGTAAAGACAGTTTTCCAACTCTTCCATGCGCGGCTTCTCCACATACAGAAGAAGCGCGCCCTGTGTCTCGGCATAATTCTGGAAGCGGCCGATGAACTCGGCAAAAAATGGGTTCCTGGCAGGCGCGATCAAAACGATCATATCCAATTCGCTCTTATTTCCGCGATTGCGCAAGGTAACCGTGGTCCCTCGTCCCACCTGCCGCACGATCAGTCCGTCATCCTCCAATATTTCCAAAGATTTGCGCACCGTCACGCGGCTGACTTCCAGCATCTCTTCCAATTCCCTCTCCGGAGGCAATTTATCTGCGTCGCTGTAATGCCCTTTAAAGATCTCGTCACATATCCTGTTTTTTACAATCTCATACAAGTTTTCATTTCCCATGCCATGCTCCGTCTCTTATCCCGTCTTCTGTGCCTTACATGCTGGTAGATTCCATGTCCAGCCGCTTGATGATGTCTTCCTGGATATCCGGCGACAGGTCCAGGAAGTTGACGAACGTGCCGTGAATCCTCATGATATACACTCCGCTGGGCGCATATTTCTTCGGATCAGCCAGCACCTTGCGAAGCATCTCCGGCGTTGTCACATTGACATACAGATAGAACGGGGAAATCCCCTCCTTCTTCGGATTATAGAATAGCGGCCCGATGATCTTATTCTTAAACTCCAATCCCTTCTCTTCGTAGGAAGATGTCTTGAAGTAATTGGGATTGATTCCCAGATGGGATGCGCAGCCGCCATTCATCTTCTCAAACGGAAGCTTCATGTTGGACATCATCCGAAAGCCCAGTC
This genomic interval carries:
- a CDS encoding GntR family transcriptional regulator, translated to MGNENLYEIVKNRICDEIFKGHYSDADKLPPERELEEMLEVSRVTVRKSLEILEDDGLIVRQVGRGTTVTLRNRGNKSELDMIVLIAPARNPFFAEFIGRFQNYAETQGALLLYVEKPRMEELENCLYRLYKRGLRNAVVWLEDLPVDVEKLRRLRALGMNMVFFDSDKALPYADCVALDNALAIRTLYGELKKRGYERIGYIGWDLENAYSINAREETYLENGGDGELFLKIPWKDTQKGRKMVEELLKRHGQNKNAAVICSDRDCGEIACKAAENMDADIMIATVDEIAGNIGRDLLMYKQDLSSTVEQIFACLKSQYTQEEKWNAMVYQIEGTLLT